The Megalops cyprinoides isolate fMegCyp1 chromosome 9, fMegCyp1.pri, whole genome shotgun sequence genome has a window encoding:
- the LOC118783718 gene encoding olfactory receptor 52D1-like, with protein sequence MRYSYFLLVLILYLAIIISNSLLIGAIYLDRQFHKPMYFFVCNLCVNGLYGSMGLFPCLLVNILSDTHEISLSVCMLQTYCLHTYGICEFATLAVMAYDRYVSICNPLQYHRIMSSSTVIALISFVWLFSACHITVSIYLTSQVPLCEVHLQKLYCDNFALVKLACNDITLNNVLELISLVFAIVPQVSLIIYSYVRILKISLRLSGGSQVRAINTCTPHIMCLANFSISATFEALQSRFDMSKLPHTFRITASVYFLISAPLLNPIIYGMRSEAIRKIILKILHIGKGANVHPELMKKHTLT encoded by the coding sequence ATGAGATATTCTTATTTTTTGCTTGTACTTATACTATATCTTGCAATCATTATCTCAAACTCTCTCCTCATTGGTGCCATCTACCTGGACAGGCAATTTCACAAACCCATGTATTTCTTTGTGTGCAACTTGTGTGTCAATGGCCTCTATGGAAGCATGGGTTTGTTCCCTTGTCTTTTAGTTAATATTCTGTCAGATACCCATGAGATAAGCCTGTCCGTTTGTATGTTACAGACCTATTGTTTGCACACATATGGCATTTGTGAATTTGCAACTTTAGCTGTGATGGCATACGACAGGTATGTGTCCATCTGTAACCCTCTGCAGTACCACAGAATCATGTCTTCTTCAACAGTAATTGCATTGATTTCCTTTGTCTggttgttttctgcctgccatATTACAGTGTCAATATATTTAACCTCTCAGGTTCCATTATGTGAAGTGCATCTTCaaaaattatattgtgataACTTCGCTCTGGTAAAGCTTGCCTGCAATGACATCACACTCAATAATGTTCTTGAGCTGATATCCCTGGTCTTTGCTATAGTCCCACAAGTATCCCTTATTATCTATTCCTATGTAAGAATCCTTAAAATTTCCCTGAGGCTGAGTGGGGGTTCTCAAGTAAGAGCTATAAATACCTGCACACCTCACATAATGTGTCTGGCCAACTTTTCAATATCTGCTACGTTTGAAGCACTCCAAAGTCGATTTGACATGAGTAAACTCCCTCATACTTTTCGTATAACAGCATCAGtgtattttcttatttcagCTCCTCTTCTGAACCCAATTATTTATGGAATGCGGTCAGAAGCAATTAGAAAGATTATTCTAAAAATCTTACACATAGGAAAGGGAGCTAATGTACACCCTGAATTAATGAAGAAACATACACTTACATAA